Below is a genomic region from Raphanus sativus cultivar WK10039 chromosome 4, ASM80110v3, whole genome shotgun sequence.
GAAAGCTCTGCTTCGGTGTCTGGATTTTAATGTgtgttaaattaaaaaaaaatactataaaacaattatttattccCCAAACTCAAAAGTCAAAAGTTAACTCAAGCATCGTAAGGACACAAACTTGTTGGTTGCAGGGAGAACGTTGTTGGACGCAATTCTTGAAATTTCAATCACTCATGAGACATGAGcagatttcagttttttttttttacagggAGAACGTTTAACAAAAAGGCTAACCGAACAAGACACAAGACACTAACTTGAATCAAGAACATGCTTTTCGAGAAACAAAAGCATGAACTTGACAAAGGAGGACCAAACTCCAGCTCCATTGGAACCTACATAACATAAAAAcacaaaaggaaacaaaaaaaaaaaaattgttcctAAATAGAAGAAAGATCTTCATAAATGGTCTTGATACCAGGTCTCTCAGAAACCGATCTTATACACCTAAATGCAATCCCAAGAACTTCTTTAATGCCTTTCTCTATAACCGTATCACTTCCCATCTCCTGAGTCAACACAGAATCAAAACACTCCGTACCTCTCCCTTCAGCAACACGTAACCTAACCCAATCAGTCAGATCAACAACACCTTCTTGCTCACCTGTGATCACATCTCCTGCGCATCTTCCCGTTAATACCTCAAGAAGTATCACACCGAACGCATACACATCTGATTTGAAAGAAGGCTACGGTTTCCTCGAAGCTGCTAGCTCGGGGAGCCCTGTACCCTAGGATGCCTGCGTCTAGTGTCTGTTCCACCGTGCCTACTTGTGTCATGAGACGGTGGAGGCAGTAATCTGCTACGCGTGCGTTTAGCTCTGCTCCATCTAAGAGAATGTTTGTTGCCTTGAGGTTACCGTGTGAAACGGCTCTGTCGAAATGGAGGTAGTTTAGACCACGTGCCACATCAACTGCGATTCTCAAACGTTGAATCCAAGCTAGAGGAGGGCCTTTCCTGCCTGGTCGATCTGTAATCAAACAAGAACCGTAAGCTTGATGAAAAAACACTGATGATATGTGATAGAGAGAGTCCAAGTGTTACCGTAGAGGAAGCTACCCGCCAAAGGAATTTAAAAGCTCACTTCTGCGGAAAGGGTGGTTTTTTAGACTTGTTCTTCTTGGCCTTTATGGTAAGGGCTAAGAATGTTACTTCACTAGTTAAGAGAGATTGAGACCACATTGGGGAAAATAAGCTATAATCACGCAGGCACCTTAAAATCTGGTTTGTAAAAATTTACAGAATTCAATTCAATTAAATAGGGAAAAGAATGGAATAGATGAATTTAttggttgttcaaaaaaaaaaaaagatgaatttttattgaaattttgaacaaaaagaagaatttaCCGAAACAATTCAGAACCAAAAAAGGGAGCAAATAGTAATGAATATTTGGGAAAACTAAAGTgtaatgtaataaatatttattatttcgtGCAGTCCTACATTAATTCATTAGCGATAAAAAGTAGAAGGGACATAAATACAAGAGAAAATGAGAGATATTGGTCCTTCTCCTACATGGTTGACTGACACTAGTCAATCAAATGATTTGGGCTGAAtcatcattttgaaaattaatgtGACGATGTGTTCATCTAAACATAAAAGTAAAActcaaatcttgttttagttctTTTGCATCAACCgtagaaaaaactaaaaaacccAACCTTTATTTTGTTGACCATCTCTCTACTCGTACAGTCCTACTTGACTGGGTTTTAATTACCATTTTGCCCCAGCTTTAAAAAGACTTAAAAGTTCGTTTATTTATATACGTGTCCTTCAAGTTTTTGATCTCGCGTTTTCGCTTTACGTTCTTGATCTTCTCTACTCGAACGATCTCTGCGAGGAACACGAGAACTTGAATTCCCGGGAAAATCTTTGAAGTAGTGAACTTTCTCGGAAAAAGAATGTGTCCCTTCGAAGATCGTCGTGCTCCACCTCCACCTGGGGTATACTGGACTCCGCCGCCGCCGGAGAGAAGAACAACAGATCATGCGGCGGCGATGCCGATGTCGGAGAGGAGAAGACCACCTTCTTCGGAGAACCGCGATCCCTTTCACGTCGTTCACAAGGTTCCTTCTGGTGATTCCCCTTACGTCAGAGCCAAACATGCGCAGGTGTTATTGAATTTTTGCGCGGGAAAATTGATTGATTTTTCTTCCCCTTATCTAGGGTTTCTAATTTTAGATCTTATTTAATTCTTGCTAAACACGTATATAATGACTTGTGTTTCTTCTCTGTGGAAGTAGTTAGTATCTAAAGATCCGAACCGAGCAGTATCCTTGTTCTGGGCTGCAATAAACGCTGGTGATCGTGTGGATAGTGCGTTGAAGGACATGGCTGTTGTTATGAAACAGCTTGACCGGTCTGATGAAGGCATCGAAGCTATCAAGTCCTTTCGCTATCTCTGTCCTCTCGAGGCTCAAGACTCCATTGATAACTTGCTCCTCGAGCTCTACAAAGTAAAATCATAGCCTCTATATCTTTTGTTTCTTATGGAAAAGTGTTTATGGATGTGTTGAAAATGAGTTTGCAGAAGTCTGGGAGGATTCAAGAAGAAGCTGTGTTGCTTGAGCACAAGCTGAAAGTACTCGAGCAAGGATGGGGTTTGGTGGTAGAATCGTGAGAGCGAAACGGGTTCAAGGGAAACATGTCACCATGACTATCGAGCAAGAGACGGCAAGGTACCAAAGTCTATTCTCGCATTGTCTCAGTGAGTACTTCCTCTCTTGAGCCTGATGTTTTCATTCTCGTTTGAACATTTTAGGGTACTAGGAAACTTGGGATGGGCTCACTTACAGCTACATAACTATGGAATTGCAGAGCATCATTACAGGTTTGGTTCTTgttgtttgtgtttttgatCTTGTGCGTCTTTTCTTTATATGCAATTATCTATCCATGAACAGGAGAGCTTTGTGTCTGGAACCTGACAAAAACAAACAGTGCAACCTCGCTATCTGCTTGATGCGTATGGGTCGAATCCCAGAAGCTAAATCCCTGATTGATGATGTGAGAGATCATTCTGCAGAGAGTGAGTCCGGAGATGAACCGTTCTCAAAGTCTTATGACAGAGCCGTTGAGATGTTAGCAGAAGTGGAATCTACAGATCCAGAAGGTGGTCTTCCAGATGAGTTCTACGCGGGATGTTCATTTGCAAATGGAACAATGAAGGAAAACAAAGCTCCTAGAAACGCAAACAGGAAGTACTCACATGTTCCTTCTTCTCCAGCGTCTGTTAGACAGAACTCTGCAGGCTTGTTTACACAACCACGAGGATACAAAATGGATCAGACGAATGGGGTGTCTGAGGAAGAGACAGGAGGGGCAGCTCGGAAGCTACTGTTTGACAAACCTGTTCGTTCTGAGCGTGTTAAGAATTTGAAGAgcggagaaggaggagaagaaccCATGAAGGGAAAGAAGCTGGACCAGAACATGATTCATGATCTCCATGAATACATCAACGATACTTCAGACTGTTTGAAGAGTGGAACTAAGAAAAGCTGGGCAGATATGGccgaagaggaagatgaagaaagaCTGCAGTGAGAGCTTAAAACCGCATAAACTGTATAGGCTCGACATTGAAATGTTTGCATAGGCATATGGGATTTTACATTCCAGTACAAATCTTGGTTCAGTAACAAAACACACAAAGCACATAAAAGAGAAACTTCAATTCAGTGaacaaaaataacaaagaaaTGAATGACACGACTTACAGCTTGTGTGAAAGTAGTAATCAATCATATGTCTTcttaagcttcttcttcttcttcctcttcgtccTCCTCATACTCTTCTTCGCCGACTGTAGCATCCTGATATTGCTGGTACTCAGCAACAAGATCGTTCATGTTACTCTCAGCTTCGGTGAACTCCATCTCGTCCATTCCTTCTCCCGTGTACCAATGAAGGAAAGCTTTTCTCCTGAACATAGCAGTGAACTGTTCACTCACACGCCTAAACATTTCCTGGATCGAAGTCGAGTTTCCTATGAAAGTCGACGCCATTTTCAAACCCGTTGGAGCTATATCGCAGACGCTTGATTTCACGTTGTTTGGAATCCACTCAACAAAGTACGATGAGTTCTTGTTCTGGACGTTCATCATCTGTTCGTCAACCTCTTTAGTGCTCATCTTCCCACGGAACAGAGCAGAAGCGGTCAAGTAACGTCCATGGCGAGGATCAGCTGCGCACATCATGTTTTTGGCATCCCACATCTGTTGGGTTAGCTCAGGGACGCTTAAGGCGCTGTATTGCTGCGACCCTCTTGATGTCAATGGTGCAAAACCAACCATGAAGAAGTGGAGCCTCGGGAAAGGGATGAGATTGACAGCGAGCTTTCTTAGGTCGGAGTTTAGTTGTCCAGGGAAACGGAGGCAGCACGTGACACCGCTCATGGTAGCTGAGATGAGGTGGTTAAGGTCACCAACTAAAGAAACAAGAACAAAGTCAGTGGTTTTTTTCAAAGTACAATCACACATAAGGGAAACAAGAGGCTTTGTTTGTAATACACTCACATGAAGGATTAGAGAGCTTCAATGTGCGGAAACAGATATCGTAGAGAGCTTCGTTATCCAAAACCATACACTCGTCAGCGTTCTCAACAAGCTGGTGAACGGAGAGTGTAGCGTTGTACGGCTCAACGACGGTGTCGGAGACCTTAGGAGAAGGGAAAACAGAGAAGGTCATCATCATACGATCTGGATACTCCTCCCTTATCTTGGAGATAAGTAGAGTTCCCATTCCAGAGCCAGTTCCTCCTCCCAAAGAATGACACACTTGAAAACCTGTTCAAATAAAAAAGCATCAGACTCTGAACTGAAAACCGAAATAGCCGGTTCAAAATACTTAACTCAAACCGAaacaaaccaaattttatatattcctTAACCGTTCCTAACCGAAGCAGATCTAGAAAACGAAACGCGAATCTCTCTCACCTTGAAGACAATCAGAGTTCTCAGCCTCCTTCCTCACAACGTCCATCACCGAATCAATCAACTCAGCCCCCTCCGTATAATGCCCCTTCGCCCAGTTATTCCCCGCGCCGGACTGCCCGAACACGAAGTTATCCGGCCGGAAAATCTGACCGAACGGCCCGGATCTGAGGGAGTCCATCGTTCCGGGCTCCAGATCCATGAGGACGGCGCGCGGGACGTACTTGCCCCCGCTGGCTTCGTTGTAGTAGACATCGATCCTCTCGAGCTGGAGATCCGAGTCGCCGCGGTACTGTCCCGTGGGGTCGATGGCGTGCTCGCCGCAGATGACTTCCCAGAACTTAGCTCCGATCTGGTTCCCGCACTGGCCTCCTTGGATGTGAAGGATCTCTCTCATTTTCCTCAGATGTTTTCTCTCGCTTGTCGTTTTCTCGAGAAAATGATTGAGGGGTAATAATAAGAACAAAAGAACTTTTTGAATGGGGTAGTAATCGGCTATATATAGTTTACGttcttcttttttgaaaacTCTGTCGTTATTTGCAATATGGTCCTTTATATTCTCTTGGTCTCTTAATTAACCCCTAATAGTTTCTATCTTTTCTCGATTCGGTTTCTTTGTGTGCTATAAAGACCAGAAGATTTGATTTTGCGTCATCAGTGGATTTTCCTTTGTTGTTTAGAGCTAATTGATCTGTTGGCACCGTTTTTAGGCATGTAGTTATTTAGAAAATCAACCATAATAAACTAGATTAGCTGATAACAGAAATCCGAAATAAATGAGTTACAGGGCAAGGCCAATGCTAATTGTTGCCAACCTATAAAACTGCTTAATATGGTTTTCTCCAGTATGTTTACAACACTGTTGAAAATAGACGAGTTAGATTTACAGTAtaatctctttaaattaataatctataaattaatatttctataaattaatataattttataattccaaattaaatttttggttcaattagtatttcgataaattaatattctctataaattaataaaaaattatagttttggtatagttctaacattattaatttatagaggttttactgtagTTGATACTCGAACATATttcaagtaaaaaaaatatacatactCTTTTATAT
It encodes:
- the LOC108850108 gene encoding LOW QUALITY PROTEIN: protein POLLENLESS 3 (The sequence of the model RefSeq protein was modified relative to this genomic sequence to represent the inferred CDS: inserted 1 base in 1 codon), translating into MCPFEDRRAPPPPGVYWTPPPPERRTTDHAAAMPMSERRRPPSSENRDPFHVVHKVPSGDSPYVRAKHAQLVSKDPNRAVSLFWAAINAGDRVDSALKDMAVVMKQLDRSDEGIEAIKSFRYLCPLEAQDSIDNLLLELYKKSGRIQEEAVLLEHKLKVLEQGXGFGGRIVRAKRVQGKHVTMTIEQETARVLGNLGWAHLQLHNYGIAEHHYRRALCLEPDKNKQCNLAICLMRMGRIPEAKSLIDDVRDHSAESESGDEPFSKSYDRAVEMLAEVESTDPEGGLPDEFYAGCSFANGTMKENKAPRNANRKYSHVPSSPASVRQNSAGLFTQPRGYKMDQTNGVSEEETGGAARKLLFDKPVRSERVKNLKSGEGGEEPMKGKKLDQNMIHDLHEYINDTSDCLKSGTKKSWADMAEEEDEERLQ
- the LOC108855447 gene encoding tubulin beta-9 chain codes for the protein MREILHIQGGQCGNQIGAKFWEVICGEHAIDPTGQYRGDSDLQLERIDVYYNEASGGKYVPRAVLMDLEPGTMDSLRSGPFGQIFRPDNFVFGQSGAGNNWAKGHYTEGAELIDSVMDVVRKEAENSDCLQGFQVCHSLGGGTGSGMGTLLISKIREEYPDRMMMTFSVFPSPKVSDTVVEPYNATLSVHQLVENADECMVLDNEALYDICFRTLKLSNPSFGDLNHLISATMSGVTCCLRFPGQLNSDLRKLAVNLIPFPRLHFFMVGFAPLTSRGSQQYSALSVPELTQQMWDAKNMMCAADPRHGRYLTASALFRGKMSTKEVDEQMMNVQNKNSSYFVEWIPNNVKSSVCDIAPTGLKMASTFIGNSTSIQEMFRRVSEQFTAMFRRKAFLHWYTGEGMDEMEFTEAESNMNDLVAEYQQYQDATVGEEEYEEDEEEEEEEA